DNA sequence from the Tissierella sp. genome:
AGAGAAATCCATTTTTGATATTACTCAGGGAAGACATAGGGAAGGCTTTTCCCCATTGTCTGAAGTTCTATTGGATAGTTTTTCCCAGATTGAGGCTAGAGCTGCCAGTGGAGGAGGATTAACAGGTCTTACTACAGGATTTATTGATTTAGATAGTAAATTGTCTGGTTTACAAAAGTCAGATTTAGTACTATTGGCTGCTAGACCATCCATGGGTAAAACTGCAATTTCTGTAAATATAGTAACTAATGCTGCATTGAAAGGTGATGCAAAAGTAGCTATATTTTCTTTAGAGATGTCTAAGGAACAATTAGTACAAAGAATGATATCTGCCACCGCCCATGTGGATCTTCAAAAGATAATATCAGGTAGGCTAGACGAGAATGAATGGATGCAGGTAATTAATTCCATGGCCCCCTTGTCTCAGGCTAATATATATATAGATGATACAGCGGGTATTTCATTAATGGAAATGAAGGCAAAATGTAGAAGGCTTAAGATAGAAAAGGGTCTTGATCTTGTAATGATAGACTATTTGCAGTTAATGCAATTAGATGGGCGTCAAGAGAGTAGGCAACAGGAGATTTCAGCCATATCTAGGGGCTTAAAGGCTTTAGCTAAGGAGATGGAATGCCCTGTAATAGCTTTATCACAGCTTAGCCGGGCACCAGAGCTTAGATCTGACCATAGACCTATATTATCAGACTTAAGGGAATCTGGAGCCATAGAACAGGATGCAGACGTGGTATTGTTCCTATATAGAGATGATTATTATCACGAGGATTCTGAAAAGAAAAACATAGGAGAAGTAATTATTGCAAAACATAGAAATGGTCCAACGGGCAGTATTGAACTTGTATTTAAGAAGGAATTTACGAAGTTTGTTAATTTAGTTAGGGAATAATAAAGCGGTGTATAGTGAATAGATATTAGATCCTTCACTGTGTTCAGGATGACAGATATTTTCCTGCCTGAGCATAGGGGATGGATCTATAATTTTATAGAGAAGGTGACGGATTTGGAGATAAAGGGGAAAAGAATAACTATCAGGCCTTTGAAGGTAGATGATGTATATCTTATGAGAAAATGGGGATTCCATGAGAATCCACTTTTAGAAGACTATAATTTTCCAAAATTAAGTGATAAAGATATTAAGATGTGGTATAGGGTAAAAACAAATAGATTTGTAAACAAATATTATGGTATAAGAAATGAAAGTGATGAATTGATAGGGTATATGGGGATTAAAAATATTAAGAGAATTACTAAAGAATCTACACTAGGTCTAGTATTGGATCCAAATCAAGTGGATAAAGGATATGGAACCGAGATTCTAGAAACATTCTTACAATACTATTTTAGTAAAATGAAAATGAGAAAAATGATATTAGAAGTGGCAGAATTCAATAAACGAGCCTATAGATTATATGAAAAAATAGGTTTTAAGCCCATAGGATATTATCTAGATGAATTTTTTGATTCAGGATTAGATTTAACAAATCCCTATTATATAATAGAAAAATCTTCTTTTGTAATAAAGGGAGAAAAGATATATAATTATATTTACAAAATGACCTTAGATAGGAAAAGATTTTTTAAATTAAGGCAATAATATATAAATAACCTAGGAGTTGATAATATGAGCTTCACCCTTGAAACTACAGATATGGATTTAGGAGATACTCCTATAGAAAATATATTTATTAATGATTATATGCCTATGGCAAATGGAACCTATGTTAAAGTGTATTTATTAGGATATAAATATGCCCATGATAAAGATGGAAAAATTGATGTAACAAATCAAACCATAGCAAAGTATTTAGAAATACCTTTAGATGATGTACTTAGAGCTTGGGACTTTTGGGCAAGTAAGGGTATCGTAGAGAAGACTATTGGAGAAGAAGATAATAAATATAACTATAAAGTAAAATTTTTAAGCTTAAAGCAGCTTTATATAAAAAATAATCTTAGTCTATTTAGTACAAAGGAAGAAACTGCAAAAAAACCTAAGTCAATTACACCTCAGGATTTAATAGATGCAAATCAAATACCTTTAATTAATAAAATGTTTAATCAGATAGATTACATAATGAGAAGACAGACTGTCACTACAGAAAAACAGAAGATTTTATCTTGGATAGAGAATTATAACATGAATCCAGATGTAATAGAAAAAGCCTTTTTTTATGGAGTAGAAAGAAAAGGTCAAAGAAATGTTAATTATGTAGAAGGAATCATTAGAAATTGGTATGATAAGGGACTTACGAATATGGATGCAATTATAGAACATTTTAAAACACAGGATGAAAAGTTCTATAGATACCAAAAAGTAATGAAATCTTTAGGTCTAGATAATAGAACTATTACACAGGGAGAAATGAAAGTAATAGATAAATGGTTCGAAGAGTATAAATTTACTATGGAAATGGTCTTAAAGGGTTGTGAATCTTCAGCTAAGGTTTCAAATCCTACGGTTAATTATATAGATGGAGTCCTAAAATCATGGCATAAAAAAGAAATAGTAACCATAAATGATATTGAGGAAAAGGACAAACCAAAGGAGAAGAAAGAATATAAGGTGGCAAGACCTACTGACAAAAAATCCGCTCCACTAAAGACTAGATTCCACAATTTTGAGCAAAGATCAGATGGATATACTGCTGAGGAATTGGAAAATATTGCAAGAAGGAAAAGAGAGGCCTATAGTAAAAAGGCAAAAGGAGAAGCATAATCATGTATAGAACTATACTAAAAGAATTAACAAATGAATATGAGAGAAAAAGAGATAGGCAATTATATGACCAAAGGATGAGAAAAGAAAAGGTCTATAAAAAGATACCTGCGATTAAGAGAATAGATGAAGAAATATTTAAAGCAGGTATATCTATGACTAAATATATAATAGGTAACCCTGATACCTATAAAGAATCTGCAGAAGAGGCTAAGAAAACAATTGAAAAATTGAAGATGGAAAAAGCTTATCTAATGACAGAATCCAATATTCCAGCAGATTATATGGATATCAATTATGATTGCACTAATTGTAAGGATACAGGATATCTAGAAAGTGGACAACAATGTAATTGCCTAAAGCAGGCCTTAGTCTCCCGTGCATATAAGATGTCTAATTTAGATAATGTTTTAGCAAAAGAGAATTTTAAAAACTTCAATATAAATATATTTAAAGATGAGGTCTTTGGAAACGAATCAGTGACACCAAAGGAAAATATGGTTGATATAGTAGGTATAGCAGAAGGTTTTATTAGCAATTTTAATGAAAATAATGGAGATAATTTATTATTCTATGGCACCACAGGTCTAGGAAAAACTTATCTGTGTAATTGCATTGCCAAATCCCTATTGGATAAGAATAAGATAGTAATATATCAAACGGCTTTTACAATACTTGAAATAATTGAAAAACATAGATTTGGTAGGGGAAGCAAGGAATTTAATGATTATCAATATAATTTATTGTTTGAAGCTGATTTACTTATTATAGATGATTTAGGCACAGAAGTAGCAAATACATTTACCAATGCAGAGATATTCAACATTGTAAATACCAGAATAATAGCAGGTAAAAAGACGATAATATCAAGTAATTTAACACCAAAGGAAATATCAGAAACATATACAGACAGAGTATTCTCAAGGATATTAGATAAATTTGTTCCATTAAAGTTTTATGGACATGATTTGAGATGGGAGTAGTTATTAACTATTTTTATGAGGGGTGATTAAATGGATGCTAATGAGAGGCGAGAAATGATACTTTCTATTCTAAAGGGTTCAGAGGGGCCTATCAAAGGAACAGATCTATCTGAACAACTAGAAGTAAGTAGACAGGTAATAGTTCAAGATGTTGCAATACTTAGAGCTAGGGGAGAGGATATATTAGCTACCCCACAGGGATATTTAATACCTCAATACTATGGAAAGAAGAAGATAATTAAAACTATCGCTTGTATACACAAAAACAATGATGAAATAGAGGATGAATTAAGTACAATAGTAGATTTAGGAGGAAAGGTATTAGATGTAGTAGTAGAGCACCCATTATACGGAGAAATAAAATCACAATTACAAATAGGCTCAAGGCATGACTTGAGGGAGTTTATGGATAATTTAAATAAGACTAAAGCAGAACCTTTATCTTCACTGACTGGGGGAATTCATATTCATACAATAGAGGTAGAAGATGAAAATATGATAAATAGAATAAGGGATGTACTTTCTAAAAAAAATTATTTAATAAAAGAGGATTAACATATTACATTTAACAAAAGATGTGACTGCTGTATGTACATTAAGCAAAGGGGTGTTTAAAATAGCAAAGTCAAAAGGTGGTATAAGGGATTATATTGTTAAAGTACTAAATGGAATGGCATGGGGGCTTTTTTCATCTTTACTTATTGGACTTATAATTAAACAAATAGGGGAGTTGTTTAATATTGGGCAGCTCATCACCTTTGGATCCATGGCACAAAAGCTAATGGGACCAGCAATAGGGGCTGGAGTTGGATATTCTGTTGGAGCGCCTCCCTTGGGTATATTTGCATCAGTAGTAGTTGGAACAATAGGTGCAGGTAGTATTACCTTTGATGGAGCTACAGCCATAATAAATACTGGGGAACCTGTAGGTGCCTTTATTGCAGCACTTGTAGGAGCGGAAATTTCAAAGCTAATTAGTGGAAAAACTAAAGTAGACATAGTTCTAGTACCACTAGTTACAATTATTGCAGGAGGCTATGTAGGCCAATATATTGCACCATATATGACTGTTGTAATGAATTTCTTTGGTAATATAATAAATACAGCAACAGTAATGCATCCAATACCTATGGGAATAATAGTATCTGTAGTTATGGGGATAGTATTGACCCTTCCAATAAGTTCTGCAGCTTTGGCAATATCCCTTGGCTTATCAGGTCTTGCAGCAGGTGCAAGTACTGTTGGATGTGCAGCAAATATGATTGGATTTGCAGTAGCTTCTTATAGAGAGAATGGATTTGGTGGACTTATTGCACAAGGATTAGGCACATCTATGCTTCAGGTTGGAAATATAGTAAAAAATCCTTTGATTTGGATGCCAGCCATAGTTTCTTCTGCTATATTAGGTCCTATATCTACCTTTGTACTGAAAATGGAAGGCACCAAGATTGGAGCTGGAATGGGAACCAGTGGATTAGTAGGTCAATTTGCTACAATAGATGCTATGGGAGCTACACCTAAGACTTTTATTCTGATACTTATGATGCATTTCGTATTACCTGCAATTCTATCTCTTGGAGTATCAGAATGGATGAGGAATAAAGGATTTATTAAATCGGGAGATATGAAATTATAAATTTTTTAAAAAAATCGAAAGTTAATGTTTTAACATACTATTGGGGGGTATATAAGGAATAGGAGACAAACCTCCTCATACAAAAGATAAATAATTTAATGTACAGAAGATGAAAGTATCCATTGGAAAGCTTAAAATTTTAGGTTTTTTAATGGATATTTCATTTTATCCTTGACAAGTAATGTTAATATGCTATAATATCTTTAATTAAATATTAGCAAAGAAGGGAAACAGTAAATATCTAGCTTTTTTAGAGAGTCAATGGCTGGTGAAAATTGACAAAGTGAAATATTGAATCCATCCCAGAGCTAATGAACTTCGAGTGAGCCTTTTGGCTAACTAGGGTGGCAACGCGGGAGTAACTCTCGTCCCTACTATTATGGGACGAGAGTTTAATTATTTTTAAGGAGGTATAAATATGTTAGATATTAAGAGAATTAGATCAAACCCAGATGAAATCATAAAAGCTTTAGAAAAAAGGAAAGGAAGCTTCCCTATTGAAAGAGTACTTGAAATAGATGAGAAGAGAAGAGCAATCCTTACAGAAGTAGAGCAGATGAAAGCAAGACAAAACTCCGTATCAAAGGAAGTTCCAAAGCTAAAGAAAGAAGGTAAAGATGCTTCCCATATATTTTTGGAGATGAAAACTTTATCAGATAAGGTAAAGGAACTAGATGTAGAGGTAAAAGAATTGGATGAAGAACTAAAGAGAACATTGCTTGAGATTCCCAATACTCCAAATGAAGATGTAGTAGTAGGTAAGGATGATACAGACAATATTGAAATAAGAAAGTTTGAAGAAGCAAGGAACTTTGAATTTGAACCTAAGGCTCATTGGGATATAGGTACAGATTTGAATATTTTAGATTTCGAAGCTGCTACAAAGATAACAGGAGCAAGATTTACCGTATTTAGAGGCCTCGGTGCAAGGCTTGAAAGAGCCATTACTCAATTTATGTTAAATTTACACACTGAGGAACATGGTTATACAGAAATGGCTACTCCATTTATGGTAAACAGAGATAGTATGATTGGTACAGGACAACTACCAAAATTTGAGGATGATATGTTTTATTTACCGAGCAAAGACTATTTTCTTATACCAACTGCAGAAGTTCCACTAACAAACCTATTAAGGGATGATATATTAAATGAGGCGGATTTACCAATATATTATACGGCTTATACACCATGCTTTAGACAAGAAGCCGGTTCAGCAGGTAGAGATACGAGAGGTCTCATAAGGAATCATCAATTTGATAAGGTGGAACTGGTGAAATTTGTACATCCAGATAATTCATATGATGAATTAGAAAAACTAACTTTAAATGCTGAGGAAGTACTTAAAAGACTAAGATTGCCTTATAGAGTAGTTGCACTTTGTAGTGGGGATTTAGGTTTTTCATCAGCAAAGACCTATGATATAGAGGTTTGGATGCCATCTTATGGTAGATATGTGGAAATTTCAAGCTGTAGTAATTTTGAGGATTTCCAAGCAAGAAGAGCCAATATCAGATTCAGAAGAGAGGCTACAGGAAAGGTAGAATTTGTTCATACCTTAAATGGTTCTGGTCTTGCAGTAGGAAGAACAGCAGCTGCAATATTAGAAAACTACCAGCAGGAAGACGGTTCAGTTATTATTCCAGAAGTTTTAGTCCCTTATATGGGAGGAATAGAGAAGATAGTTAATAAGGAATAAAATCAATGAATAGACAAGAGCCCATAGGGAATAATTAAGAAGGAGCGAGATTTCTCGCTCCTTTTAAAAAGTTAGGAGGGAAGCCATGAAAAGCAAATTATTTTTAATATTATTACTTGTCATTGCTATATCTTTAACGGGATGTCAAAAGAGGGAACCACTTAATGCTGATACAATTGTAGCTAAAAACCTTAAGAACACAGAGTTTATTCCAAAAGATCGTAAGTTACATCAATACAAGATAGAAGTAGAATTGAATACAGATGATATGACCTATACAGGAAAACAATATGTATCTTATGCTAATAATACAGATATGGATTTAGAGGAAGTATATTTTCATATTTATCCAAATGCATTTAAATCTTTAGACAATGCTCCAGTATTGTTTAATACAGGAGAAAATATGCAAGTATCATCCTATGTTCCTGGATATATAGACATACACAAGGTATTGTCTGATGATGATAATCTAGAATGGAATGTAGAAGGAGAAAAGGAAACAATATTACATATAAGACTTGACGAACCCCTTAAAGAAGGAGAAGTTGCAAATTTATATCTGGAATATACAGTAAAACTACCTACTACAAAGGATAGATTTGGATATCATGAAAATGGCATCAACGGTGGAAATTGGTATCCAATAGCTTGCGTATATGATGAAGATGGTTGGAACACAGATCCCTATTATAAGCTGGGAGACCCTTTCTATAGTGAGGTATCAAATTATGAAGTAACTATAATTACTCCTAAAGATATTGTTCTAGCATCAAGCGGAAATATTTTATCAGAGGAAGAAGATGGAGATAAAACAAGATATAATATAGAAGGAGCCCTACTGAGGGATTTTGCATGGGCTGCTAGCAAAGATTTTATAGTTAAAGAAGAAATAGTAGATGATACTGTAATCAAGCTTTATTCTATCAATGATGATTCTGATTTAATAGAGAGAAGTTTAGATGCTGGAGTTAAATCCATTAAAACATTCAATAAAGTATTTGGGAAATACCCCTATGATCAATATTCCATAGTAATTACAGAATTTCCTTCAGGTATGGAGTATCCAAGTATAGTATTTATATCAAATGACTACTCACAAAGTTATCTAGGAGATGTACTAGAAAAAATTATAGTCCATGAAACGGCGCATCAATGGTGGTATGGAGTAGTAGGGAATGACGAAATTGATGAGGCTTGGCTAGATGAAGGATTAACAACTTATTCAGAGGTAGTATATACTAGTGAAACGAAGGGCAGCAAGGAAGGGAAAGATTATTACAATCAGAATATTAAATTAGGCTATGAATATGGATCTAGTTACCTTGGAGAAAATGAAATAGTCAATAAGCCTTTATCAGAATTTGAAGGATGGAATGATTATGGCGTCTTAGTATATACTAGAGGAGCAATGTTTTTTCATAAGATAAATGAAGATTTTGGAAAGGATAAATTATATGAGATTCTTAGAACTTACTATGATAAATATAAATTCCAAATTGCAAAAACTGAAGATTTAATCAGGATATGTGAAGAAATAACTAAAACTTCCTTTGAACCATTGGTTAAAGAGTATTTAAATGGAAATCAGTAGAAATAAACAAGCAGAGAACTATTCGTTCTCTGCTATATTTATCTTCCAAAACCACCATTAGTGAATAGAATGACTAACAACAAGAAGAAAAACAGTAAGCTGGAATCTATTTGGTCACAATTATCTCTACGCTCATTCATTTTCTAATCCTCCTTAAATTTTTTAGGAATATTTTTTAAATTTATGGAATACCTAATACATTATATAAATTTACTTAAGAATTTGTTACAATATAGTGGGGGGATAAAAGTGAAAAGACTACTAAGTATATTTTTAGCACTGATGATGATTATAACTAGCTCCGCAGCATATGGAGATATAGGTATGGAGGAAAACTTAAGATCCTATATTTTAGCTGATTTTCAATCAGGTGAAGTATTAGAGGAATATAATATAGATGAAATCGTTGAAACAGCCAGTATATCAAAATTAATGTCCTATTTGGTAATCATGGATGAGGTAACTAAGGGAAATGTTTCCATAGATGATAAAATAATCATAGATAAGGATACAACTAAAATAAATGGCTCTAGCCTCAAGCTAAAGCTAGGAGAAGAGTTTACAGTAAAAGAGCTATTAGAAGCATCTATTGTAGTCTCTGCCAATGATGCTACATATGCGCTGTCAAAACATATAGCAAAAACAGAGGAGAACTTTGTAAAGCTTATGAATGAAAAGGCAAAAGAGCTTGGGCTTGTAAATTCAATGTTTTATAATTCTACAGGACTTCCAGTAGTAGGAAAAGATGTGCAAAACAAAATGACAACTAGAGAAATATTTCTCTTGTCTAAGTATATAATAGACAAATATCCTAACATCCTGGAAACAACTAAGATAAAGGCAATAGGCATAGCTAGTAGAGATTATTTTCAGAGAAATACCAATCCATTACTGATAAAAATAGAAGAAGTAGATGGACTGAAAACAGGCTTTACCAACAAAGCAGGGTATTGCCATGTATCGACATTTAATATAAAGGGTAGAGCTACAAAAACAACAGATCTTAGGCTAATTTCCATTGTAATGGGTGCAGAGGATATAGAAGAAAGAA
Encoded proteins:
- a CDS encoding ATP-binding protein; the encoded protein is MYRTILKELTNEYERKRDRQLYDQRMRKEKVYKKIPAIKRIDEEIFKAGISMTKYIIGNPDTYKESAEEAKKTIEKLKMEKAYLMTESNIPADYMDINYDCTNCKDTGYLESGQQCNCLKQALVSRAYKMSNLDNVLAKENFKNFNINIFKDEVFGNESVTPKENMVDIVGIAEGFISNFNENNGDNLLFYGTTGLGKTYLCNCIAKSLLDKNKIVIYQTAFTILEIIEKHRFGRGSKEFNDYQYNLLFEADLLIIDDLGTEVANTFTNAEIFNIVNTRIIAGKKTIISSNLTPKEISETYTDRVFSRILDKFVPLKFYGHDLRWE
- the serS gene encoding serine--tRNA ligase; the protein is MLDIKRIRSNPDEIIKALEKRKGSFPIERVLEIDEKRRAILTEVEQMKARQNSVSKEVPKLKKEGKDASHIFLEMKTLSDKVKELDVEVKELDEELKRTLLEIPNTPNEDVVVGKDDTDNIEIRKFEEARNFEFEPKAHWDIGTDLNILDFEAATKITGARFTVFRGLGARLERAITQFMLNLHTEEHGYTEMATPFMVNRDSMIGTGQLPKFEDDMFYLPSKDYFLIPTAEVPLTNLLRDDILNEADLPIYYTAYTPCFRQEAGSAGRDTRGLIRNHQFDKVELVKFVHPDNSYDELEKLTLNAEEVLKRLRLPYRVVALCSGDLGFSSAKTYDIEVWMPSYGRYVEISSCSNFEDFQARRANIRFRREATGKVEFVHTLNGSGLAVGRTAAAILENYQQEDGSVIIPEVLVPYMGGIEKIVNKE
- a CDS encoding transcription repressor NadR encodes the protein MDANERREMILSILKGSEGPIKGTDLSEQLEVSRQVIVQDVAILRARGEDILATPQGYLIPQYYGKKKIIKTIACIHKNNDEIEDELSTIVDLGGKVLDVVVEHPLYGEIKSQLQIGSRHDLREFMDNLNKTKAEPLSSLTGGIHIHTIEVEDENMINRIRDVLSKKNYLIKED
- a CDS encoding PTS sugar transporter subunit IIC; its protein translation is MFKIAKSKGGIRDYIVKVLNGMAWGLFSSLLIGLIIKQIGELFNIGQLITFGSMAQKLMGPAIGAGVGYSVGAPPLGIFASVVVGTIGAGSITFDGATAIINTGEPVGAFIAALVGAEISKLISGKTKVDIVLVPLVTIIAGGYVGQYIAPYMTVVMNFFGNIINTATVMHPIPMGIIVSVVMGIVLTLPISSAALAISLGLSGLAAGASTVGCAANMIGFAVASYRENGFGGLIAQGLGTSMLQVGNIVKNPLIWMPAIVSSAILGPISTFVLKMEGTKIGAGMGTSGLVGQFATIDAMGATPKTFILILMMHFVLPAILSLGVSEWMRNKGFIKSGDMKL
- a CDS encoding GNAT family N-acetyltransferase; protein product: MTDLEIKGKRITIRPLKVDDVYLMRKWGFHENPLLEDYNFPKLSDKDIKMWYRVKTNRFVNKYYGIRNESDELIGYMGIKNIKRITKESTLGLVLDPNQVDKGYGTEILETFLQYYFSKMKMRKMILEVAEFNKRAYRLYEKIGFKPIGYYLDEFFDSGLDLTNPYYIIEKSSFVIKGEKIYNYIYKMTLDRKRFFKLRQ
- a CDS encoding M1 family metallopeptidase, which produces MKSKLFLILLLVIAISLTGCQKREPLNADTIVAKNLKNTEFIPKDRKLHQYKIEVELNTDDMTYTGKQYVSYANNTDMDLEEVYFHIYPNAFKSLDNAPVLFNTGENMQVSSYVPGYIDIHKVLSDDDNLEWNVEGEKETILHIRLDEPLKEGEVANLYLEYTVKLPTTKDRFGYHENGINGGNWYPIACVYDEDGWNTDPYYKLGDPFYSEVSNYEVTIITPKDIVLASSGNILSEEEDGDKTRYNIEGALLRDFAWAASKDFIVKEEIVDDTVIKLYSINDDSDLIERSLDAGVKSIKTFNKVFGKYPYDQYSIVITEFPSGMEYPSIVFISNDYSQSYLGDVLEKIIVHETAHQWWYGVVGNDEIDEAWLDEGLTTYSEVVYTSETKGSKEGKDYYNQNIKLGYEYGSSYLGENEIVNKPLSEFEGWNDYGVLVYTRGAMFFHKINEDFGKDKLYEILRTYYDKYKFQIAKTEDLIRICEEITKTSFEPLVKEYLNGNQ
- the dnaB gene encoding replicative DNA helicase; this translates as MENQLIGRIPPHSLEAEQSVLGAMILDKEAINTAVEIIRADDFYKEANKEIYEAILILFNKNEPVDLITLSEELKRRGTLENTGGVTYLANLSSGIATTANVKYYCKIVEEKSTLRRLIKSCDEVTARSYENADEVSSIIEQAEKSIFDITQGRHREGFSPLSEVLLDSFSQIEARAASGGGLTGLTTGFIDLDSKLSGLQKSDLVLLAARPSMGKTAISVNIVTNAALKGDAKVAIFSLEMSKEQLVQRMISATAHVDLQKIISGRLDENEWMQVINSMAPLSQANIYIDDTAGISLMEMKAKCRRLKIEKGLDLVMIDYLQLMQLDGRQESRQQEISAISRGLKALAKEMECPVIALSQLSRAPELRSDHRPILSDLRESGAIEQDADVVLFLYRDDYYHEDSEKKNIGEVIIAKHRNGPTGSIELVFKKEFTKFVNLVRE
- a CDS encoding DnaD domain protein, which codes for MSFTLETTDMDLGDTPIENIFINDYMPMANGTYVKVYLLGYKYAHDKDGKIDVTNQTIAKYLEIPLDDVLRAWDFWASKGIVEKTIGEEDNKYNYKVKFLSLKQLYIKNNLSLFSTKEETAKKPKSITPQDLIDANQIPLINKMFNQIDYIMRRQTVTTEKQKILSWIENYNMNPDVIEKAFFYGVERKGQRNVNYVEGIIRNWYDKGLTNMDAIIEHFKTQDEKFYRYQKVMKSLGLDNRTITQGEMKVIDKWFEEYKFTMEMVLKGCESSAKVSNPTVNYIDGVLKSWHKKEIVTINDIEEKDKPKEKKEYKVARPTDKKSAPLKTRFHNFEQRSDGYTAEELENIARRKREAYSKKAKGEA
- a CDS encoding D-alanyl-D-alanine carboxypeptidase family protein — translated: MKRLLSIFLALMMIITSSAAYGDIGMEENLRSYILADFQSGEVLEEYNIDEIVETASISKLMSYLVIMDEVTKGNVSIDDKIIIDKDTTKINGSSLKLKLGEEFTVKELLEASIVVSANDATYALSKHIAKTEENFVKLMNEKAKELGLVNSMFYNSTGLPVVGKDVQNKMTTREIFLLSKYIIDKYPNILETTKIKAIGIASRDYFQRNTNPLLIKIEEVDGLKTGFTNKAGYCHVSTFNIKGRATKTTDLRLISIVMGAEDIEERNEMSQFLVQYGIDNYSNKIFLDEELAVETLYFSKGDITEVNAFPEKHFSKLTKSDENIKLHVDIDEDLKLPLHRNSNIGKAVIEKDGEVIFETNILIKEDVNKAKWYVLLGRFFQELGNKISELLDKYL